In a genomic window of Magnolia sinica isolate HGM2019 chromosome 14, MsV1, whole genome shotgun sequence:
- the LOC131225038 gene encoding protein SHORTAGE IN CHIASMATA 1-like — protein MRTRFLNVDFFRPSPNQTLENISIFRLPIPHLPAPIFPSETEISSFDLISCNSSEVDQLPFENALSQFLYAVLPSNCDEFHVIRSLNEVKQRNFESGASLIEIPEKDDVCSIIEENEEKCRNFRSESPELEIIEGNAYSFVEKNGRKQRNFRSESPEIEIVEVKRDF, from the exons ATGCGAACTCGATTCCTCAACGTCGACTTCTTCCGTCCCTCTCCAAACCAAACCCTAGAAAACATCTCCATCTTCCGCCTTCCGATCCCTCATCTACCTGCTCCAATTTTCCCTTCCGAGACTGAAATCTCCTCCTTCGATCTCATTTCCTGCAACTCCTCCGAAGTTGACCAGCTTCCTTTTGAAAACGCTCTCTCTCAGTTCCTCTACGCCGTTCTCCCTTCGAACTGCGATGAATTTCATGTAATTCGATCTCTGAACGAGGTGAAACAGAGGAATTTCGAATCCGGAGCTAGTTTGATTGAAATTCCAGAG AAGGACGATGTCTGCTCCATTATTGAAGAGAATGAGGAAAAATGCAGGAATTTCAGATCTGAATCTCCGGAGCTTGAGATTATTGAG GGAAATGCCTACTCTTTCGTCGAAAAGAATGGCAGAAAACAGAGGAATTTCAGATCAGAATCTCCAGAAATTGAAATCGTGGAGGTAAAACGTGATTTCTAG
- the LOC131225039 gene encoding GDSL esterase/lipase At2g24560-like gives MARIVLSIILSYVFITIMACPAHAHGTSPMKKKFPAVLVFGDSTVDTGNNNYIDTMLKADHPPYGVDYPAFEATGRFSDGRLMPDMLVSELGIKESLPPFLNPLLSDDEIKTGVNFASAGSGIDDLTTVATGVIPVSRQLSMFKNYITRLKSIISDQEANTTISNALILISAGTNDFIFNWYDIPSRRWQFHNISGYQDFLLQKLRNQLEQLYHLGGRKFIVPGLAPIGCIPFQITTKFKNPLQRVCIEEQNLDATIYNAKLKNLLPEIQSWLPGSRFVYAGVYDPVADMVNHPEKYDASFSESLYGLRRRAVNGLFLFC, from the exons atggcgAGAATCGTCCTCTCCATCATTCTCTCGTACGTGTTCATCACCATCATGGCATGCCCCGCCCACGCCCACGGTACGTCGCCGATGAAGAAGAAGTTCCCCGCCGTTCTAGTCTTCGGCGATTCTACTGTCGACACAGGCAACAACAACTATATTGATACAATGTTGAAGGCTGACCACCCGCCCTATGGTGTGGATTACCCTGCTTTTGAGGCCACGGGCCGCTTCTCTGATGGTCGGCTGATGCCCGATATGCTAGTGTCCGAGCTAGGCATAAAGGAATCGTTACCGCCATTCTTGAATCCATTGCTATCGGATGATGAGATCAAGACCGGTGTTAACTTTGCGTCAGCGGGTTCCGGTATCGATGACCTGACCACGGTAGCAACTGGCGTGATACCGGTGTCGAGGCAGCTTTCGATGTTTAAGAACTATATAACTAGACTTAAGTCAATCATAAGTGATCAAGAGGCTAATACGACAATTAGTAATGCACTAATCTTGATTAGTGCAGGGACTAATGACTTTATATTCAACTGGTATGATATTCCTTCAAGGAGGTGGCAGTTCCACAACATTAGTGGGTACCAAGATTTTCTACTGCAAAAGCTACGTAATCAGCtcgag CAATTATACCATCTCGGCGGTAGAAAGTTCATCGTGCCAGGCCTTGCGCCGATCGGCTGCATCCCATTTCAAATAACTACAAAATTCAAGAACCCATTGCAACGGGTGTGCATTGAAGAACAAAACTTGGATGCTACCATCTACAATGCAAAGCTCAAGAATCTGTTGCCTGAAATCCAGTCTTGGCTGCCTGGAAGCAGATTCGTCTATGCTGGTGTCTATGATCCAGTTGCTGACATGGTCAATCACCCTGAAAAATATG ATGCTTCTTTTTCTGAGTCTTTATATGGATTGCGAAGGAGGGCAGTGAATGGACTTTTCCTTTTCTGTTGA